ACGCTTATCCAAGTGTTTACCTATGCACTTTGGTACGCAATTAAGCCACTGGAGAAAAAAGCGGGATGATGCTGCAAAGCCAAGTGCTTTGAACGGTCCACATTGGAACAACTTGCGAGTCTTGGCTAGATTAGATGCACACAGTTGAAGAATTCTGAGGTGCTAGTAGAGCATTGACAAAACTTAAAAGTCTTTCACAAGTCTCGTAATGTTCCATATACCTTAACACGGGGCATGGCTCAGTTCCTCCTCCAATGCTTTTTAGTAATCTGAGACCTTAAAGACCCACTTTCAAGTGATAAGCGTTGCATCTCTGGTCAGAACATCATATAAGCTTCTCGAAAGCAACAAAACTACATGTTTCAGATGTTAAGACAATTTTATTCCTTATTCTTAACTATACCATATATTTCcttgtaataaaaatgtttctttggTTCGGCCAGACTTTCGTAAAGAACAAATCTAACACTAACAGACTTACCCAACTAactttagaatttatttttaatctgtAACAATTTCCTTCTGCTCATTTCAGCCTACGAAGGACCAAAATGCCTCCCCTCCGCTTGAAGATAGCTGGTGCTGGGAGCCAGATAATGTCAAATCCGACAACGACCACTCCTCCCAATCCTCGAGTAGTGGCAATGGCAATGAAATGGTCAATATTACCTTGGAGGAGGTTCCGTTGGGTCATAGCGCGCAGACTTCCTCTAGGAAACGTAGTGCCAATGAACGGACCGCTACGCTACAGAAGCGCAACAAGCAGTTGGAGGAAGAGAATAAACAGCTGAGTTTGTCTCTCGAAGAGTTGGACAGTCAACATAATCTGGCCATGCAGAACGTGCTTGAGCTGAAAACTGAACTTCAGGAGAAACTCAGTGCTGTCACCACCAGCTATGAGGCCTTGAAAAAGGAACACGCTGACAAATTCATTAACAGTGAACTCGAGATGGCGCGTTTAAAGAAGCAATTGGATACTGTGATGCAACAGCAGAAATCTTTTGAGTCCGAGAACCAGCAGTTGCAGATGCAGGTCAGCAACTATGAAGCTGAGGTAAAGAAGTCCATAGAAGACATGGCCGATTTGCAGGCGCTGCTCGATAAGAAGACGCAAGATAATATGGAGTTAATTGAAAAGGTCAAGTCAGCTGGGCGTATAGCAGATAAGTCTGCAGATCAAATGATGGAGCTACAACAGCGTGTGGACCAGCTAACAAAAGAACTGGAGGACGCAAAGCAAATGAAAGAGAAGAAAACTTCCGAGTCTTCGACCAGTTCAATGGGTAAACACAGTGACGACGAATTCATTGTAGTGCGTGACGGTGATGCCAACTCATCTGGTCCAGCCACGCCGCCTACGAAGGAGGAGCTTAAGGACAAGATTGTGCAATTAGAAAATCGCGTTTCCGAATTGACATTGGAAAACGGCAGTTTAGCTTTGAAACTGCAGGACAGTGAGATGGAGAAACAGCTGTCGGTGACGGTATTGCGTGAGAATGTGCAAGAGCTGCAGACGCATTGTGAAGAAACTTATACAGCTCTTAAGGCAGCAAAAGAAGAACTCGAAGAACAACAAGAACGGTTGGAGTCCTTGAAGGAAAAGGCGGCAGAAGCTGTCATCGCTCAACAGCAATTGAAAACTTTGGCTGAGGAGAAAGGCAAGATCGAAACAGAGATTTTAAATATGAAGGAAAATCTGCAGAACGTTTTGGAACTAGAGAAGAGACTGCTGTTTTCTGAGAGTGAAAAAGAAACTCTTCAGATAGAGTTACAGGGAATGCGTGCTACACAGGAGCGAAACACAGAGTTAGAAAGTAAAGTGCAAAATCTCATAgtggaaaatcaacaattacGTCTGAATGCAGAAGCCGAAACCGAGACGCAGAATTACAGCGCGGAGTTAGCCGAACGCATCAAATCATTGAATGAGGAAAACGAAACCTTGCGCTCCGAAATAGAGTCAATAGCACATTCGAAGTTTAGAGAAGCTATTGcagaagaaaaacaagaaatcaCTGATCTGGATGCCGACGATGATGAGCCCCTGACTGTAGATAAGATAAAAGAGCTGCTCAGTTCACACATCAAGTCAAAACTCACCAGCGAAATGGAAGAGGCCTGTCGGGCAGTGCAAGAACGTGTAACTAGAACCGTTAACGAAATGGAACGCAATATATCTCGTCTGTCCGAAGAACTGCTCGATCTGCAGGATAGTAAACTAGTTTGGGACCATGAGAAAAAGACGCTGGAAGCAGACATTTCACAATACATACTACAATGTGACGAGCTAATGAAGAATAACGAGATACTGCTGAACGAGCTAGAGAATTATAAGCGCAATAAGCTCGAGACGATACAGGAGCACAATGAACAGAGCGTTATGGATTTAGAGGCCGAGTTAGAAGAAGCCTTAAAAATGAACGAAACGTTAGAGCAGGAATACGTAGAACAGAAAGAGAAGAACGAAGTGCTCGAGCGTGAGAAACAGACGCTGACTGAGCAATTGCGCGCCGCCCAACAACAGTGTGAGGAATTGCGCAGTGCTGAGAAAGAACTTAAAATGCAGCTTGAAACATTGGAAATCGAAAAGGGAAATATGCTTTTCGAATTGAACGAGCAGAAATCATTGGACTCTAAGCAAACTGACGACGACGTGCTACTGAAGAACGCCGaggagaaatgtcaaaatttagAGAGCCAATTGGCGCATCTGAGCAAAGATCACGCGGATTTGATAGCAGCTCTGCAGACACAGAAAGCAGCATTGCAGGAAGCTATAATAAAACGAGAGGAAGCCGAAAAACGTCTTCTGGAAAAAGACATGCTAATAAGGCGCCTAGACGAAAACCTGAAAGAGGATCGTAGCGGTGAAATGCAGAAGAAACTCGATAACCTCTCTTCGCTTAATCATGAGTTAAAGCAGGACTTATTGGCGAAAGACTTAGTGCTAGAAAGTCAGAAGAAAGAATTAGTGCAAGCGCAAACCAATTTGCATGTGTCCGATGGTAAAGTGCACGAACTCGAAGAGTTAGTTGTAGAAAAGGAGAAAGCATTGGAGACTTCGCGTATACTTCTGGAGGAGAGCGGAAGAGCCAAGGACGAACTGAGTGAAAAGTTACGGCAACAGAAAATAAATCTCGAACAGTTATCGCAACTGAAGCAAGAGAAAGAAATTCTTCTAAACGAATTCGAAGAGCTCAAGAAGAAGTGTGAAGCGCATAGCGACGAGCTGAAGGCATTGCAAGAATCGGCTGTCACATCCACCAGCAATGATGCCTCCGCAATCACACGTATTGCCCAACTGGAAGCCGAGCTCCTAGCAACAGTCGATTTGCAGAAGTCCGTCGCAACGTTGAACTACGAGAAGAACGAAATGATTAAGGCGCTGCAGCAGAAGCATGCTGAGAACATGCAATACTACACCGAAATCCAACGCTTGCAAGGACTcctgcaacagcagcaacaacaaaccgcTCAAGCGACAACTTGTGATAAGTGCACGACGCATGAGAGCACGCTCAGCGATCTGCGTAAAGAGTTGGAAAAGCAGCAGGATCAAATAAAATTCCTCAAAGAGAAGTCCGACATATTAACGACCAATTTGTTGACGGAGCAGACCAATCAGCGGTTGGTGAAGCAAGAAAAGGCGGAGGTGGAAGAGCAGAACGCAGCCATTCGTAAGGATTTGGAGCGGCTGCGGGAGCATTTGTTGGAGATCGAGGACCTGCACACACAGGAGACGGTCGAAATGCAGCGGGAGCTAGAGGAGACCAAAGCGAAAATGGTTGCGCTGCAGGAGGACGTTGCGAAATCAAGCAATGCCTACACATCGGCAAggtaattataatattttatgcgTGGTGTGGTGAAAAGGAAGCTAGCTAGAGTTGGCTTCGGTTAGTTCGTCGTTTGGAGAGGTGATTCTTGAAGAAGATTTCAGTAAGAGAGTTAGGgtctaaaaaactttttttttgggtttgctGTGTACTTTTTGGGTCAAGGAGCTCATTGCGGGGGACAAAATGTGGTTTAAGTTTTTCGAAAGAGTTTCTCGTTCGGCGGAGAccgaattttaataattaacttGAGAAATTgggttttaaaatatatgtatgtattttgctgAGAAGAATGGCGAACACAATAGaggtgttgaaaaaaattggaatatttCGAAGTAATTAAATTGCATTGAAATGGTGAAACGtgcttttatgaaatttataagTTCTATGTACTTAGATATATTTGTGTTGGTAACGCCATACTTGGCGTTGTGTACTCAAGTGTTaggccacacatacacacatgtttgtttctgtgcttatgtatttatacaaacTGAGATACGAGTATTACTTCGCTCCACCTGCCACGGTGCGCATTGTGCGCTGGGTGTTGCGGGTACAGTAAgcattaaaaatagaaaacgcCTTGAAAGTATAGTAAAAATTATCACCTAATTATCGGGCAAACAATATGTTTTGAGCTCCAAGCGTCCACATGCGGCGGGGGTGAGACAAAGCAACCAGCCAAATGCACACACACGGCCGCAAAGTCTGTATACATTGGTGGAGCATGAAATTACCGACGTTTCGTCATAGTGCCTGTGCCTTTGCCGTGCtttctgtttgtttttcttCGGTTTATGCTTTTTTCACTACACCGCCATTATTGCATCGGCGCACACGGCAACTAGGCAACAAGGCAAccacacaacagcaacagcagcaatagtaACTGTTATCGCTTTTAAGCCTTTCGTTAAGCTTCGTCACGACTCATGGCAATTGCTTTGTCAAGCGATAACGTGTCACAAAGCGTTCGAAATTAGTTGAGTTCGGCAGCGCGGCGGTGTAGGTGCTGCCAGAGGGCAGCAGGTGATATTTTAGTGCGATCGGTCTCAACACAGCCGTTTGGCGCTTGCTGCCACTAGTACAACTGCAACCAATGCGCATTTGCAATGCCACAGCAAAATTAGAACATTTACGTGGGCGGGTGGGCTCGTTACGACACGCGGAGGTCGGTGGCTGCTCGCCGGTTGTTGTTTCCCGGGCCAGCGCTGGTACGCTTCAAGGCAATTCATTAGTTTCGTAATGGCCATAAAACAAATTACATTTATGCACCTAGGGCTATCATAATTTCGAAGGAAATAAATTTAACCA
The DNA window shown above is from Bactrocera tryoni isolate S06 chromosome 4, CSIRO_BtryS06_freeze2, whole genome shotgun sequence and carries:
- the LOC120773624 gene encoding thyroid receptor-interacting protein 11 isoform X1; the encoded protein is MSWLNSSLNTLKGQLTTLAQEVLAETAGPGDEEYRGPESETRTAVELLADTHNENEQLNKLCNEKDIEITLLRKQINELQTKIADSGGGSASTSKSPTKDQNASPPLEDSWCWEPDNVKSDNDHSSQSSSSGNGNEMVNITLEEVPLGHSAQTSSRKRSANERTATLQKRNKQLEEENKQLSLSLEELDSQHNLAMQNVLELKTELQEKLSAVTTSYEALKKEHADKFINSELEMARLKKQLDTVMQQQKSFESENQQLQMQVSNYEAEVKKSIEDMADLQALLDKKTQDNMELIEKVKSAGRIADKSADQMMELQQRVDQLTKELEDAKQMKEKKTSESSTSSMGKHSDDEFIVVRDGDANSSGPATPPTKEELKDKIVQLENRVSELTLENGSLALKLQDSEMEKQLSVTVLRENVQELQTHCEETYTALKAAKEELEEQQERLESLKEKAAEAVIAQQQLKTLAEEKGKIETEILNMKENLQNVLELEKRLLFSESEKETLQIELQGMRATQERNTELESKVQNLIVENQQLRLNAEAETETQNYSAELAERIKSLNEENETLRSEIESIAHSKFREAIAEEKQEITDLDADDDEPLTVDKIKELLSSHIKSKLTSEMEEACRAVQERVTRTVNEMERNISRLSEELLDLQDSKLVWDHEKKTLEADISQYILQCDELMKNNEILLNELENYKRNKLETIQEHNEQSVMDLEAELEEALKMNETLEQEYVEQKEKNEVLEREKQTLTEQLRAAQQQCEELRSAEKELKMQLETLEIEKGNMLFELNEQKSLDSKQTDDDVLLKNAEEKCQNLESQLAHLSKDHADLIAALQTQKAALQEAIIKREEAEKRLLEKDMLIRRLDENLKEDRSGEMQKKLDNLSSLNHELKQDLLAKDLVLESQKKELVQAQTNLHVSDGKVHELEELVVEKEKALETSRILLEESGRAKDELSEKLRQQKINLEQLSQLKQEKEILLNEFEELKKKCEAHSDELKALQESAVTSTSNDASAITRIAQLEAELLATVDLQKSVATLNYEKNEMIKALQQKHAENMQYYTEIQRLQGLLQQQQQQTAQATTCDKCTTHESTLSDLRKELEKQQDQIKFLKEKSDILTTNLLTEQTNQRLVKQEKAEVEEQNAAIRKDLERLREHLLEIEDLHTQETVEMQRELEETKAKMVALQEDVAKSSNAYTSASIRANQHAETLQAQYALVLQQRDELVNKLSLAEDRESKNQAALCNLQCALEQFQNDKQNDIKAATHSIRKELQQEQQKQAQLQAEIGALQQQLGEAKQGLCAAARLGDQLEACQRTISVLREEVETLKQQNEQLSTKLKLSESSQSDKIEKSLIKSLLIGYVVSSNPNDKNQVLRMISSVLDFSQSESDKVGLNKQQSSWLGAILGGGASAQGVHSKENLVQAFVQFLEQESQPKPDDANMPNLLNITQQSSPPAGSVSQSARRVSTSSNSGAAAAAASMPAPIPIQPLLVNDFAPSRNSSSILKDILNDS
- the LOC120773624 gene encoding thyroid receptor-interacting protein 11 isoform X2, giving the protein MVNITLEEVPLGHSAQTSSRKRSANERTATLQKRNKQLEEENKQLSLSLEELDSQHNLAMQNVLELKTELQEKLSAVTTSYEALKKEHADKFINSELEMARLKKQLDTVMQQQKSFESENQQLQMQVSNYEAEVKKSIEDMADLQALLDKKTQDNMELIEKVKSAGRIADKSADQMMELQQRVDQLTKELEDAKQMKEKKTSESSTSSMGKHSDDEFIVVRDGDANSSGPATPPTKEELKDKIVQLENRVSELTLENGSLALKLQDSEMEKQLSVTVLRENVQELQTHCEETYTALKAAKEELEEQQERLESLKEKAAEAVIAQQQLKTLAEEKGKIETEILNMKENLQNVLELEKRLLFSESEKETLQIELQGMRATQERNTELESKVQNLIVENQQLRLNAEAETETQNYSAELAERIKSLNEENETLRSEIESIAHSKFREAIAEEKQEITDLDADDDEPLTVDKIKELLSSHIKSKLTSEMEEACRAVQERVTRTVNEMERNISRLSEELLDLQDSKLVWDHEKKTLEADISQYILQCDELMKNNEILLNELENYKRNKLETIQEHNEQSVMDLEAELEEALKMNETLEQEYVEQKEKNEVLEREKQTLTEQLRAAQQQCEELRSAEKELKMQLETLEIEKGNMLFELNEQKSLDSKQTDDDVLLKNAEEKCQNLESQLAHLSKDHADLIAALQTQKAALQEAIIKREEAEKRLLEKDMLIRRLDENLKEDRSGEMQKKLDNLSSLNHELKQDLLAKDLVLESQKKELVQAQTNLHVSDGKVHELEELVVEKEKALETSRILLEESGRAKDELSEKLRQQKINLEQLSQLKQEKEILLNEFEELKKKCEAHSDELKALQESAVTSTSNDASAITRIAQLEAELLATVDLQKSVATLNYEKNEMIKALQQKHAENMQYYTEIQRLQGLLQQQQQQTAQATTCDKCTTHESTLSDLRKELEKQQDQIKFLKEKSDILTTNLLTEQTNQRLVKQEKAEVEEQNAAIRKDLERLREHLLEIEDLHTQETVEMQRELEETKAKMVALQEDVAKSSNAYTSASIRANQHAETLQAQYALVLQQRDELVNKLSLAEDRESKNQAALCNLQCALEQFQNDKQNDIKAATHSIRKELQQEQQKQAQLQAEIGALQQQLGEAKQGLCAAARLGDQLEACQRTISVLREEVETLKQQNEQLSTKLKLSESSQSDKIEKSLIKSLLIGYVVSSNPNDKNQVLRMISSVLDFSQSESDKVGLNKQQSSWLGAILGGGASAQGVHSKENLVQAFVQFLEQESQPKPDDANMPNLLNITQQSSPPAGSVSQSARRVSTSSNSGAAAAAASMPAPIPIQPLLVNDFAPSRNSSSILKDILNDS